A window from Drosophila nasuta strain 15112-1781.00 chromosome 3, ASM2355853v1, whole genome shotgun sequence encodes these proteins:
- the LOC132790006 gene encoding CDK5RAP3-like protein gives MNESEIPIDIHTLKLQDWLISRRIVPKNVQAPIKDIHAKISNALQDMPANDQLIKLLSGSNINYLHVKEIIEILKQTEKDTKSVFGTYGSQRMKDWQEVSRLYEKNATYLAETAQIYVRNVNYEIPGVRKQMTKLEQQTDECLKRAHDLQKPEAQLLAEHAALLEQLGVKGDNLHAEFIEVLAGLPELYKKSLQDIGRVQAGIDLYAEVSGQSQCLPILRHLVEHGNTTVYQYIHKEAPLAIEEPELRLNLSGGSSSKGSENNEIDFGTDDNGGTSSTVSAEIIDFGDLQENDGGNIDWGIESAPTDAVEINFDIPVEEYGIVVEGTGMDGGTAKGDQAYTLLDSPSYRDRFLDETYELEAFLRMRLYELNHLESSSNIMFSLMDNIATHDSESIGKILADVERIIQQSSDEQIRHLFQLKHSPKYADLLASKLQQMTKAVDKVRQTQELMKKRAVELREQRQQLNPVLEELITQTRTLQEYIEKDISKRYKNRVVNLIGGVN, from the exons ATGAAT GAGTCTGAAATACCCATAGACATCCATACGCTGAAGCTGCAGGATTGGCTAATAAGCAGACGCATCGTGCCCAAGAATGTGCAGGCTCCCATCAAGGACATACATGCAAAGATAAGCAATGCGCTGCAGGATATGCCAGCCAACGATCAACTGATTAAGCTGCTCTCAGGATCTA ATATAAACTATCTGCATGTCAAGGAGATTATCGAAATACTCAAGCAGACAGAGAAGGACACGAAAAGCGTGTTTGGCACCTATGGCAGCCAGCGCATGAAAGACTGGCAGGAGGTCAGTCGCCTCTACGAGAAGAACGCCACTTATCTGGCCGAAACGGCGCAGATCTATGTGCGCAATGTAAACTACGAAATCCCAGGTGTGCGCAAACAGATGACCAAGCTGGAGCAGCAGACAGATGAGTGCTTGAAGCGAGCACATGATCTCCAGAAGCCAGAGGCCCAGCTGCTTGCCGAGCACGCTGCTTTGTTGGAGCAATTGGGCGTGAAGGGCGACAATCTGCATGCAGAGTTTATTGAAGTGCTCGCTGGTCTGCCGGAATTGTATAAGAAATCCTTGCAGGACATTGGCCGTGTGCAGGCTGGCATTGATCTGTATGCCGAGGTCAGTGGACAGAGCCAATGTCTGCCCATCTTGCGGCATTTGGTCGAGCACGGCAATACAACGGTCTATCAGTATATACACAAGGAGGCGCCGCTTGCCATCGAGGAGCCCGAGCTCAGATTGAACTTAAGTGGAGGCAGTTCGTCAAAGGGCAGCGAAAACAATGAAATCGATTTTGGAACCGATGACAATGGAGGCACATCGTCAACAGTGTCGGCAGAAATCATTGATTTTGGTGATCTGCAAGAGAACGATGGCGGCAACATCGACTGGGGCATTGAGAGTGCACCGACGGATGCGGTGGAAATCAATTTCGACATACCCGTTGAGGAGTATGGCATCGTTGTCGAAGGCACCGGCATGGATGGTGGCACTGCCAAAG GTGATCAGGCTTATACCTTGCTGGACTCGCCCAGCTACCGGGATCGTTTCCTTGATGAAACCTACGAGCTGGAGGCGTTCCTGCGTATGCGTCTCTATGAACTCAATCACTTGGAGTCCTCCAGCAATATCATGTTCTCCCTCATGGACAACATTGCCACGCACGACAGCGAGAGTATAGGCAAAATTTTGGCCGATGTTGAGAGAATCATTCAACAGAGCTCTGATGAGCAGATACGTCATCTCTTCCAACTGAAGCATTCCCCCAAATATGCCGATCTGCTGGCCAGTAAACTGCAGCAGATGACCAAAGCCGTGGATAAGGTGCGCCAAACCCAAGAGCTGATGAAGAAGCGAGCTGTCGAATTGCGAGAGCAGCGCCAGCAATTAAATCCCGTCCTGGAAGAACTTATTACTCAAACTAGGACTCTGCAGGAGTATATCGAAAAGGATATTTCCAAACGCTATAAGAATCGTGTAGTTAATCTTATTGGTGGCGTTAACTAA